A DNA window from Mesorhizobium sp. C432A contains the following coding sequences:
- the thrS gene encoding threonine--tRNA ligase, with the protein MLNSVSLTFPDGSVRDYDAAMTGAGLAESISKSLAKKAVAYAIDGTVRDLSDPLGKSGKVEIITRSDPRALELIRHDAAHVLAEAVQELWPGTQVTIGPVIENGFYYDFDRNEPFTPDDFPVIEKKMREIIARNKPFTKEVWSRDKAKKVFAEKGERYKLELIDAIPEDQDLKIYSQGDWFDLCRGPHMASTGQIGNAFKLMKVAGAYWRGDSNNPMLTRIYGTAWAEQAELDAYQTMLEEAEKRDHRKLGREMDLFHFQEEGPGVVFWHAKGWKMFQNLVNYMRRRLDEQGYQEVNAPQVLDKSLWETSGHWGWYRDAMFKVTVAGDDTDDDRVFALKPMNCPGHVQIFKHGLKSYRDLPVKLAEFGNVHRYEPSGALHGLMRVRGFTQDDAHIFCTEEQLAAECLRINDLILSTYADFGFDDVSVKLSTRPDKRVGTDEAWDHAEAIMGNVLDTIRTRSGNRIKTSINPGEGAFYGPKFEYVLKDAIGREWQCGTTQVDFNLPERFGAFYIGSDSEKKQPVMVHRAICGSMERFLGILIEHYSGHFPLWFAPLQVVVATITSDADDYARKVVAQLKAAGLLAEPDLRNEKINYKVREHSLAKVPVILVCGKREAEEETVNIRRLGSRDQESLKLADALKLLSDEAVSPDRRRSAA; encoded by the coding sequence ATGCTGAATTCCGTTTCCCTGACATTTCCCGATGGCTCCGTCCGCGACTATGACGCGGCGATGACCGGTGCGGGCCTCGCCGAATCGATCTCGAAGTCGCTGGCCAAGAAGGCTGTCGCCTATGCCATCGACGGCACCGTTCGCGATCTTTCCGACCCGCTTGGCAAGTCCGGCAAGGTCGAGATCATCACCCGCAGCGATCCGCGCGCGCTGGAGCTCATCCGTCATGATGCAGCACACGTGCTGGCGGAGGCCGTGCAGGAACTGTGGCCGGGAACGCAAGTGACCATCGGGCCGGTGATCGAGAACGGATTCTATTACGACTTCGACCGCAACGAGCCGTTCACGCCTGACGATTTCCCGGTGATCGAAAAGAAGATGCGCGAGATCATTGCGCGTAACAAGCCGTTCACCAAGGAAGTCTGGTCGCGCGACAAGGCGAAAAAGGTCTTTGCCGAGAAGGGCGAGCGCTACAAGCTCGAGCTGATCGACGCCATTCCCGAAGACCAGGATCTCAAGATCTATTCCCAGGGTGACTGGTTCGACCTCTGCCGCGGCCCACACATGGCCTCCACCGGGCAGATCGGCAACGCCTTCAAGCTGATGAAGGTGGCCGGCGCCTATTGGCGTGGCGATTCGAACAACCCCATGCTGACCCGCATCTACGGCACGGCCTGGGCCGAGCAGGCTGAACTCGACGCCTACCAGACGATGCTGGAAGAGGCAGAGAAGCGCGACCACCGCAAACTCGGCCGCGAGATGGACCTGTTCCATTTCCAGGAAGAGGGGCCGGGCGTCGTCTTCTGGCACGCCAAGGGCTGGAAGATGTTCCAGAATCTGGTCAACTACATGCGCCGCCGCCTCGACGAGCAGGGCTACCAGGAGGTCAACGCACCGCAGGTTCTCGACAAGAGCCTGTGGGAGACGTCGGGCCACTGGGGCTGGTATCGCGATGCCATGTTCAAGGTGACGGTGGCCGGCGACGACACCGACGACGACCGCGTGTTCGCGCTGAAGCCGATGAATTGTCCGGGCCACGTGCAGATATTCAAGCATGGGTTGAAATCCTATCGCGATCTGCCCGTAAAGCTTGCGGAATTCGGCAATGTGCATCGTTACGAACCGTCCGGCGCCTTGCACGGGCTGATGCGCGTGCGCGGCTTCACGCAGGACGATGCGCACATCTTCTGCACCGAGGAACAGCTGGCCGCGGAGTGCCTGCGCATCAACGATCTAATCCTGTCGACCTACGCCGATTTCGGCTTCGACGATGTCAGCGTGAAGCTGTCGACGCGGCCGGATAAGCGCGTCGGCACCGACGAGGCCTGGGATCATGCCGAGGCGATCATGGGCAACGTGCTGGATACAATCAGGACGCGCTCGGGAAACCGCATCAAGACCTCGATCAATCCGGGCGAGGGCGCTTTCTACGGGCCGAAATTCGAATATGTGCTGAAGGACGCCATCGGCCGCGAATGGCAGTGCGGCACCACGCAGGTCGACTTCAATCTGCCGGAACGCTTTGGCGCCTTCTACATCGGTTCGGATTCGGAAAAGAAGCAGCCGGTGATGGTGCATCGCGCCATCTGCGGTTCGATGGAACGCTTTCTCGGCATCCTGATCGAGCATTATTCCGGTCATTTCCCGCTGTGGTTCGCGCCGCTGCAGGTGGTTGTGGCGACGATCACCTCGGATGCTGACGACTATGCGCGAAAGGTCGTCGCACAGTTGAAGGCGGCAGGACTTTTGGCCGAACCGGATCTGCGCAACGAGAAGATCAACTACAAGGTGCGTGAGCATTCGCTGGCCAAGGTTCCTGTGATCCTCGTATGCGGCAAGCGCGAGGCGGAAGAGGAGACGGTCAACATCCGCCGGCTCGGCTCGCGCGATCAGGAATCGCTCAAGCTGGCCGACGCGCTGAAGCTGCTTTCCGACGAGGCTGTTTCGCCCGACCGAAGGCGCAGCGCGGCCTGA
- a CDS encoding GNAT family N-acetyltransferase — MLKLKIRERPFPELSYANASQPALTRWFIHSIEGLSGRDRYAALYDFWRRQVAPTGERVFSRMLELIDVKVRSTDRWPPAGLPDTPLVIVANHPFGIGDGIAVLSLVEQLGRPFRVMIHKDLLKIREMEPYSLPIDFSETKDAVKNNLAVRHEAVRLLREGVTIVVFPAGGVATAPKGFGRARDLPWKMFPARLVQDAKASVVPMHFSGQNGRLFHLVSGPMNMGEREGRLAKFVGKASLTLRLSMLILEFARLSGKAIDVRVGNLLSWAELESLRDRKALLERLHRGVFDLAPDAPRGRVHFLQRRLRKAA; from the coding sequence ATGCTCAAGCTGAAGATACGGGAAAGGCCGTTTCCCGAACTCTCCTACGCCAATGCGAGCCAGCCGGCGCTGACGCGCTGGTTCATCCATTCCATTGAAGGTCTGTCGGGGCGCGACCGGTATGCCGCGCTCTATGATTTCTGGCGCCGCCAGGTGGCGCCGACCGGCGAGCGCGTGTTCAGCCGCATGCTGGAGCTGATCGACGTCAAGGTGCGCAGCACCGATCGGTGGCCGCCGGCGGGGCTGCCGGACACGCCGCTGGTGATCGTAGCCAACCACCCGTTCGGCATTGGCGACGGCATTGCCGTGCTGTCGCTCGTCGAGCAGCTCGGGCGTCCGTTCCGCGTCATGATCCACAAGGATCTGCTGAAGATCCGCGAGATGGAACCGTATTCGCTGCCGATCGACTTTTCCGAGACCAAGGACGCGGTGAAGAACAACTTGGCGGTACGCCACGAGGCGGTGCGGCTGCTCAGGGAGGGCGTCACCATCGTGGTATTTCCGGCCGGCGGCGTCGCCACCGCGCCGAAAGGCTTTGGCCGGGCGCGCGACCTGCCGTGGAAGATGTTTCCGGCGCGCCTCGTGCAGGACGCCAAGGCGTCGGTGGTGCCGATGCATTTTTCCGGGCAGAACGGCCGGCTGTTCCATCTGGTCAGCGGCCCGATGAACATGGGGGAGCGCGAAGGAAGGCTGGCGAAATTCGTCGGCAAGGCGTCACTGACGTTGCGCCTTTCAATGCTCATCCTCGAATTCGCGCGGCTGTCCGGCAAGGCGATCGACGTGCGCGTCGGCAACCTGTTGAGCTGGGCCGAGCTGGAATCGCTGCGCGATCGCAAGGCGCTGCTTGAGCGTCTTCATCGCGGCGTCTTCGATCTGGCGCCCGACGCGCCGCGCGGCCGGGTCCACTTCCTGCAGCGCCGCCTGCGCAAGGCTGCCTGA
- a CDS encoding nitroreductase produces MASPIIDFLLTRNSAPIPELKEPAPSDGDIATMIAAASRVPDHGRLEPWRFILYRGEARFEIGRKLAALAEQREGPLPENRRNQELARFSRAPLVIGVVSVPKDNPKIPQWEMFLSGGMAALNLMIAANALGYGTNMISNWYSDVAEGRAILGLAPQERVVGFIHIGSYQGPAPERPRPDPAKLYADYEGPWNG; encoded by the coding sequence ATGGCGTCGCCGATCATCGACTTCCTGCTGACCCGAAACTCCGCACCGATTCCTGAATTGAAGGAACCGGCGCCCAGCGATGGCGATATCGCGACCATGATCGCGGCTGCAAGCCGTGTGCCCGATCACGGCCGACTGGAGCCGTGGCGCTTCATCCTTTATCGCGGCGAGGCGCGATTCGAGATCGGCAGGAAGCTGGCGGCGCTCGCCGAACAGCGCGAAGGGCCGCTGCCGGAAAACCGCCGCAACCAGGAGCTTGCGCGGTTTTCCCGCGCGCCGCTGGTGATCGGCGTGGTGTCGGTTCCGAAGGACAATCCAAAAATCCCGCAATGGGAAATGTTCCTGTCCGGCGGCATGGCGGCGCTGAACCTGATGATTGCAGCCAATGCGCTGGGCTATGGCACCAACATGATCAGCAACTGGTATTCCGATGTGGCCGAGGGCAGGGCGATCCTGGGGTTGGCGCCGCAGGAGCGCGTCGTCGGCTTTATCCATATCGGCTCCTACCAGGGCCCGGCGCCGGAACGGCCGCGACCCGATCCGGCAAAGCTCTATGCCGATTATGAGGGGCCGTGGAACGGCTGA
- a CDS encoding M15 family metallopeptidase, with protein sequence MMDHPGRLMLRLLFALAISGIGRFAYAGNVGDGVDQPAAKAALLKAYPGLFTISGNVLTWTDGTTMVWNDGKARDADALLESPDIEDMFRYVYPRAAEGALVPAEDFDPGRIRNEPFFEKLYGASAAEVGKHIANVKWLPKLGKKTVQVTRIFGINDRLGKVSAALEAMPAELSRYGLKPGGGFVWRPIAGTDRLSVHSFGAAFDINVGFSDYWYNNRNKTNPKAHIPFKNRIPLEIVELFEKNGFIWGGRWYHYDTMHFEYRPELLLYKKSG encoded by the coding sequence ATGATGGATCATCCAGGGCGCCTGATGCTGCGGTTGCTGTTCGCATTGGCAATCTCTGGTATTGGGCGCTTCGCCTATGCGGGGAATGTGGGCGACGGCGTCGACCAGCCCGCCGCCAAGGCAGCCTTGCTCAAGGCCTATCCCGGCCTTTTCACCATTTCGGGCAATGTCCTGACCTGGACCGACGGCACCACCATGGTGTGGAACGACGGCAAGGCGCGCGACGCCGACGCGTTGCTTGAGAGCCCCGACATCGAAGACATGTTTCGCTACGTCTATCCCAGAGCAGCCGAGGGCGCGCTGGTCCCGGCGGAGGATTTCGATCCCGGCCGTATCCGCAATGAACCTTTCTTCGAGAAGCTCTACGGGGCAAGTGCCGCCGAGGTGGGCAAGCACATCGCCAACGTCAAATGGTTGCCGAAGCTCGGCAAGAAGACCGTGCAGGTCACCAGGATTTTCGGCATCAACGACCGGCTGGGCAAGGTCTCCGCTGCGCTTGAGGCGATGCCCGCGGAACTGAGCCGTTACGGGCTCAAGCCCGGCGGCGGCTTTGTCTGGCGGCCGATCGCCGGCACCGACCGGTTGAGCGTTCACTCGTTCGGAGCGGCCTTCGATATCAATGTCGGCTTCTCCGACTATTGGTACAACAACAGGAACAAAACCAACCCGAAGGCCCACATTCCCTTCAAGAACCGGATTCCGCTGGAAATCGTGGAATTGTTCGAGAAAAACGGCTTCATCTGGGGCGGGCGCTGGTATCACTACGACACCATGCACTTCGAGTACCGGCCTGAGTTGCTGCTGTACAAGAAATCCGGCTGA
- a CDS encoding SDR family oxidoreductase, translated as MTGRLESKVALIVGSARGIGKGIAQRFAEEGARLVLADSEAEAGQATADELGADFIRTDISQMADAEAAVALALSRHGRLDIVVQNAGIYPWQLIENTSPDDWDRVMAVNLRGTFNATLAALAPMKAQGYGRMLYTSSITGPHVTSPGHGHYAASKAGINGFIRSAALEFSGYGITVNGVEPGNILTEAIELHRGAAYIKNMEDSIPLGRLGSPRDVANAFLFLASDDASYITGTTIVVDGGQLLPEGKDFRLLPP; from the coding sequence ATGACAGGACGGCTCGAAAGCAAGGTCGCGCTGATCGTCGGCAGCGCGCGCGGCATCGGCAAGGGCATCGCCCAGCGCTTTGCCGAAGAAGGCGCAAGGCTGGTCCTGGCCGACAGCGAGGCCGAAGCCGGCCAGGCGACCGCGGACGAGCTCGGCGCGGATTTCATTCGCACCGACATCTCGCAAATGGCCGATGCAGAAGCTGCGGTGGCGCTGGCGCTGAGCCGCCATGGCCGCCTCGACATCGTCGTGCAGAATGCCGGCATCTATCCCTGGCAGCTGATCGAAAACACCAGCCCGGACGACTGGGACCGGGTGATGGCGGTCAATCTGCGCGGCACGTTCAACGCCACGCTGGCGGCGCTGGCGCCGATGAAGGCGCAAGGTTACGGGCGCATGCTCTACACCTCGTCGATCACCGGTCCGCACGTCACCAGCCCCGGCCACGGCCACTATGCCGCCAGCAAGGCCGGCATCAACGGCTTCATCCGCTCGGCGGCGCTGGAATTTTCGGGCTACGGCATCACCGTCAACGGCGTCGAGCCCGGCAACATCCTGACCGAAGCGATCGAGCTGCATCGCGGCGCCGCCTACATCAAGAACATGGAGGATTCGATCCCGCTCGGACGCCTCGGCAGTCCGCGCGACGTCGCCAACGCCTTCCTGTTCCTCGCCTCCGACGATGCCAGCTACATCACCGGCACCACCATCGTCGTCGACGGCGGCCAGTTGCTGCCCGAAGGCAAGGATTTCCGGCTGCTGCCGCCGTGA
- a CDS encoding ABC transporter permease, with product MNPRSRKALEFVLDNLVWFMLIFVLVVFSVFVPNYFQLGIFANIIEASSVLGVMSIGLSLVIIAGHMDLSVESVAALSAMAVGILFCSSGIGMGIQLNPQWLMVPVSLLVALAVGGLIGAFNGYLVVKVKMSAFIITLASYIWVRGLVLVISGGRSAQDLAPAIRWFGIQRMAGLPLTAWIAVACFVLFSLLMAKTPFGRHLVMIGGNETATFRAGIRVNRNLIIAFVLAGAIAGLAGWLLAIRTSGATANLGTGLLFNAFAAVVIGGVSLKGGVGTLPGVYAGVLLLSSINTAINLMGLPANFTQVIHGLLVLAAVLLDAFKQTIRQRLA from the coding sequence ATGAACCCGCGCAGCCGCAAAGCCCTGGAGTTCGTCCTCGACAACCTCGTCTGGTTCATGCTGATCTTTGTGCTGGTTGTCTTTTCCGTCTTCGTCCCCAACTACTTCCAGCTCGGCATCTTCGCCAACATCATCGAGGCCTCGAGCGTTCTCGGCGTGATGTCGATCGGCCTGTCGCTGGTCATCATTGCCGGCCATATGGACCTGTCGGTGGAATCGGTGGCCGCACTCAGCGCCATGGCGGTCGGCATCCTGTTCTGCTCATCGGGCATCGGCATGGGCATACAGCTCAATCCGCAATGGCTGATGGTTCCGGTTTCGCTGCTGGTTGCGCTGGCCGTCGGCGGCCTCATCGGCGCCTTCAACGGCTATCTCGTGGTCAAGGTGAAGATGAGCGCCTTTATCATTACGCTGGCGTCCTACATCTGGGTGCGCGGCCTGGTGCTGGTGATTTCCGGCGGCCGCTCGGCACAGGATCTGGCGCCGGCCATCCGCTGGTTCGGCATCCAGCGAATGGCCGGCCTGCCGCTGACCGCCTGGATCGCCGTCGCCTGTTTCGTCCTGTTCTCGCTGCTCATGGCCAAGACGCCGTTCGGCCGCCACCTCGTAATGATCGGCGGCAATGAGACAGCGACCTTCCGCGCCGGCATCCGCGTCAACCGCAACCTGATCATCGCCTTCGTGCTGGCTGGCGCCATCGCCGGCCTCGCCGGCTGGCTGCTCGCCATCCGCACCTCGGGCGCCACCGCCAATCTCGGGACCGGGCTGTTGTTCAACGCCTTTGCCGCCGTCGTCATCGGCGGCGTCAGCCTGAAAGGCGGCGTCGGCACCTTGCCCGGGGTCTATGCCGGCGTGCTGCTGCTCTCCTCTATCAACACGGCGATCAATCTGATGGGCCTGCCGGCGAATTTCACCCAGGTGATCCACGGCCTTTTGGTGCTCGCCGCCGTGCTGCTCGACGCCTTCAAGCAAACCATTCGCCAAAGACTGGCATAG